The Pirellulimonas nuda genome includes a region encoding these proteins:
- a CDS encoding diacylglycerol kinase family protein, whose product MRYWLTKFSHAFRGFGLAARQESSLQVHFAAAAAVAALAVWLQVSMVEAALLTISMTIVISAELMNAAIERLAKAVTREQNPYVRDALDVASGAVMAAVMGAVLVGAAVVFVRLA is encoded by the coding sequence ATGCGCTACTGGCTCACCAAATTCAGCCACGCCTTCCGCGGCTTCGGCCTGGCCGCGCGGCAAGAAAGCAGCCTCCAAGTCCACTTCGCCGCGGCCGCGGCGGTGGCGGCGCTCGCCGTGTGGTTGCAGGTGTCGATGGTCGAGGCGGCGCTGCTGACGATCTCGATGACGATCGTCATCTCCGCCGAGCTGATGAACGCGGCGATCGAGCGGCTGGCGAAGGCAGTCACGCGAGAACAGAACCCCTACGTGCGCGACGCGCTGGACGTGGCGAGCGGCGCGGTAATGGCGGCGGTGATGGGCGCCGTGCTGGTGGGCGCCGCAGTCGTCTTCGTGCGCCTTGCGTGA